The following coding sequences lie in one Pseudoxanthomonas sp. SE1 genomic window:
- a CDS encoding DUF4347 domain-containing protein: MKRALLGGLSTLLLPFSAHAAATSAGGYLMRGGYQPRSYLRMDHRTGSSVVDLARNGAPSVKQRTQHPRDVTADSLAVLQTAAVTELVVIDSSVQDKATLYRGLRPGVAAVEIDASRPGLPQLVEALRGYRDLAAIHVVSHANAGMLQLGSSRIDAEAMHGELSAMQALRGAVRDGADLLLYGCDLAAGASGEALLDIIHQGTGMDVAGSSNLTGDAEQGGDWELEVQRGSFDTALAFSAKALADFSDVLVASNGTKTFSMFTDAGNTLVNTDFTASARDGTNAVLNVSLYAGGIAYIQTGGTQTGNYFYVQADGANTTAFELTGLNAGEYLDGQFTNMRVVGMLASGGTVTSSTVNGSAMQGESFSFSGGELSAFAGQKLKGFKLYVDCQGTCASPPNNLAFFEFRNFTIQGAIDTPPAPIVTDARISISGATGTGGAFKIGDTVTATWNNTAAGDNSGIMTGVTVDFSQFGGGAAVAASNSSNTWTATYTITSGAIDAINSNISVTATNTGGSTTIGDTTNATVDNIAPTVTDGNIAISGASGTGGVYRIGDTVTATWNNTPAGDNNADTISGATVNFSQFGGGAAVSATNSGGTWTATYTLPSGALQTTGRNVSFTATDNAGNLTTVVDTTNAAVDTAPPAVTAITVSGSPAATATSVTFTVAFNEAVSNVSTDDFALVTTGSATGTISAVSTSSGTSIDVTVSGIAGDGTLEVNLNGSTDIADAAGNSGPAAFTSGSTHTVAIPTAPGAPTIGTATAGDGQVSVTFTAPGSNGGSAITTYTATASPGGAFGTCAGPAACTATVTGLSNGTAYTFTVTATNAIGTSVASGTSNAATPKGNQTLTFGNPGAQNFGTTPTLAATATSGLAPTFSSSTTGVCTITSGGALTFVTAGSCTIDADQAGDAVWSAATTVSQTFTVNAVVPGAPTIGTATAGDTEATITFTGPVSIGGAAIIAGGYTVTANPGGATGTGSNSPITVTGLTNGVAYTFTVTATNSAGTGSASAASNSITPASPQTITFANPGAQNFGTSPTIGATSSSGLTVSFTSATTAVCTITPGGTLTFIAAGICTINADQAGDGSFLPASQVSRSFSVSPVVPAAPTIGTAIAGDTQASVAFTAPLNIGGSAITSYTVTVNPADVAPINGASSPIVVTGLTNGIAYTFTVTADNVAGTGPASAASNSITPAATQTITFNNPGAQNFGTTPTLTATSDSGLTPTFTSSTTGVCTITSGGALTFVTAGTCTINADQAGNGSYLAAPQVSRTFTVNPVVPGAPTIGTATMALAGEVDIAFTAPISNGGVAITGYTVTAQPGGATVVGASSPIRFAGLSAGTSYTFTVAATNSAGTGSASAASNAVTPAPALVAGPVSTSLPYGATATPVTLAITGTATSVAVGAPPAHGTATVSGTTITYQPTPGYSGPDSFTYTASDAYQTTAAATVTITVTAPTVVLDAANPGNGAGGTAYTHAFLASGGASPYRFQLVGGALPSGLSLGTDGRITGTPTVAGSFTLTVEVTDSSTGTGPFTAQQQYTLQVVAPQIAFALPALPQATHASAFDQTLTVTGGTAPYTYAVTAGSLPQGVALSAAGVLSGTPTASGRFSFTVEARDANGFTGAQAYELVVAQALQAITGFSANPATPVFAPNGTFTVAATGGASGNPVVFASATAQVCQVSGATVTMLAAGRCSLTADQAGDANHEAAPQVRLDVDIAAAVPTLEWPEELRKVFGEPAFDLVNPQSPSSGAFTFTSSDPEVASINGRTVTLHAEGETVITASQAAAGNYAAASVEMRLQVEVRPDPTRDPGVVGLLQAQVDASVRFASAQQSNIRDRLRQVRSGANGSSNNVTLAYAGSEERQGLSVPVGQATGGSLPALPQGWGAWASGTATFGKSGRAGGYDFQTDGLTLGADRAIGEQVLVGVAGSLARNDSDLDGTASRLKADQRSLALYGLWRAGEHVFVDGMLATGRLDFDIRRWSDDAGAMGTAVRDGKQWFGSLAFGYEHRGKRMALTTYGRFDASRTTLEAYREYGMDIYDLAYRRQMVENSTVALGLEGSYRFGGDDGRYRPFWSLEYRQALEDKGEAAMNYVVWPHPTDYRLDMQSYNDDALALSAGLDVKLRQGWLLSLLFGHEQASNSTQGSSIGLRLSYGQPSSGGFVPDDGTMAGDAARRCGRRCANSGAAPR, translated from the coding sequence ATGAAGCGCGCCCTGCTTGGCGGCCTTTCGACGCTGCTGCTCCCCTTTTCCGCGCATGCTGCCGCCACCTCTGCGGGCGGTTATCTGATGCGCGGTGGCTATCAGCCGCGCAGCTATCTGAGGATGGACCACCGCACAGGCTCCAGTGTGGTCGACCTGGCGCGAAACGGTGCCCCGTCTGTCAAGCAACGCACACAACACCCGCGCGACGTGACTGCCGATTCGTTGGCGGTCCTGCAGACCGCTGCCGTCACCGAGCTCGTGGTGATCGACAGTTCCGTCCAGGACAAGGCCACGCTGTATCGCGGGCTGCGTCCAGGCGTCGCTGCGGTGGAAATCGATGCGTCCCGCCCCGGCCTTCCGCAGTTGGTCGAGGCACTGCGCGGTTACCGCGACCTGGCCGCGATCCACGTGGTCTCCCACGCCAATGCAGGCATGTTGCAGCTGGGCAGCAGCAGGATCGACGCCGAGGCGATGCATGGCGAACTTTCCGCGATGCAGGCGCTGCGTGGCGCCGTTCGCGATGGCGCCGACCTGCTGCTCTATGGCTGCGATCTTGCTGCCGGCGCGTCCGGTGAAGCGTTGCTGGACATCATCCACCAGGGAACCGGCATGGATGTGGCCGGCTCGTCGAACCTGACCGGTGACGCGGAGCAGGGCGGTGACTGGGAACTGGAGGTACAGCGCGGCAGCTTCGACACCGCGCTGGCGTTCTCGGCCAAGGCGCTGGCCGACTTCTCGGACGTGCTGGTGGCCAGCAACGGCACGAAGACGTTCTCCATGTTCACGGACGCCGGCAACACGCTGGTCAACACGGATTTCACCGCGTCGGCACGGGACGGCACCAATGCCGTGCTCAACGTGAGCTTGTACGCGGGTGGCATCGCTTACATCCAGACAGGCGGTACGCAGACCGGCAACTATTTCTACGTGCAGGCAGATGGCGCCAACACGACGGCTTTCGAGCTTACCGGCCTCAATGCCGGCGAGTACCTGGATGGACAGTTCACCAACATGCGTGTCGTCGGCATGCTGGCATCCGGCGGTACCGTCACCTCGTCCACGGTCAACGGCAGCGCCATGCAAGGCGAGAGCTTCAGTTTCAGCGGTGGCGAGCTGTCGGCTTTCGCGGGACAGAAGCTGAAGGGCTTCAAGCTGTACGTTGACTGCCAGGGAACATGTGCGTCCCCGCCCAACAATCTCGCCTTCTTCGAGTTCCGCAACTTCACCATCCAGGGAGCCATTGACACGCCACCTGCCCCCATCGTGACGGATGCTCGCATCAGCATCTCCGGCGCGACCGGTACCGGCGGGGCCTTCAAGATCGGCGACACCGTCACCGCTACCTGGAACAACACCGCTGCGGGCGACAACAGTGGCATCATGACTGGCGTCACCGTGGATTTCAGTCAGTTCGGCGGCGGAGCGGCGGTGGCTGCGAGCAACAGCAGCAACACCTGGACCGCCACGTATACGATCACGTCGGGCGCCATCGATGCGATCAACAGCAACATCAGTGTCACTGCGACCAATACGGGCGGCAGCACGACGATCGGCGATACCACCAACGCCACGGTCGACAACATCGCACCGACGGTGACGGACGGCAACATCGCCATTTCCGGTGCGTCGGGCACCGGTGGTGTGTACAGGATCGGTGACACGGTCACCGCCACCTGGAACAACACGCCCGCGGGCGACAACAATGCGGACACCATCAGTGGTGCTACCGTCAACTTCAGCCAGTTCGGTGGTGGCGCGGCAGTGAGCGCGACCAACAGCGGCGGCACCTGGACGGCAACGTACACGTTGCCCAGTGGCGCGCTCCAGACGACGGGCCGCAATGTCTCGTTCACGGCGACCGACAATGCAGGCAATCTCACGACGGTAGTCGATACCACCAATGCCGCTGTCGACACTGCGCCGCCCGCGGTCACCGCCATCACGGTGAGCGGCTCTCCTGCGGCCACCGCCACCAGCGTGACCTTCACGGTCGCGTTCAACGAAGCGGTCAGCAACGTCTCGACCGACGACTTCGCGCTGGTCACGACGGGCTCGGCCACGGGCACGATCAGTGCTGTCTCCACCAGCAGCGGCACCTCGATCGACGTCACCGTGAGCGGCATTGCCGGCGATGGAACGCTGGAAGTGAATCTCAACGGGTCCACCGACATCGCGGACGCGGCCGGCAACAGCGGGCCGGCGGCGTTCACCAGTGGATCGACCCATACGGTCGCCATTCCGACCGCGCCGGGCGCACCGACCATCGGCACGGCGACGGCAGGCGATGGCCAGGTCAGCGTCACCTTCACCGCGCCGGGCAGCAACGGCGGTTCGGCCATCACCACGTACACGGCGACGGCCAGTCCCGGTGGCGCGTTCGGCACCTGTGCGGGGCCGGCAGCCTGCACGGCCACCGTGACCGGACTCAGCAACGGCACGGCGTATACCTTCACGGTCACCGCCACCAACGCCATTGGAACGAGCGTGGCGTCGGGCACGTCGAACGCAGCCACGCCCAAGGGCAACCAGACCCTCACGTTCGGCAATCCCGGTGCACAGAATTTCGGCACCACGCCGACGTTGGCCGCCACTGCGACATCCGGTCTCGCGCCGACGTTCAGTTCGTCCACCACCGGCGTATGCACCATCACCTCCGGCGGCGCGCTGACGTTCGTCACCGCGGGCAGCTGCACCATCGACGCCGACCAGGCCGGCGACGCTGTATGGAGCGCGGCAACCACCGTGAGCCAAACCTTCACGGTCAACGCCGTGGTGCCCGGGGCGCCGACCATCGGTACCGCGACGGCGGGAGATACCGAGGCCACGATCACGTTCACCGGGCCGGTCTCCATCGGCGGTGCCGCCATCATCGCCGGCGGTTACACGGTCACGGCGAATCCCGGCGGCGCAACCGGCACCGGCTCGAATTCGCCGATCACGGTCACCGGGCTGACCAACGGCGTGGCGTACACGTTCACGGTGACGGCGACGAACTCCGCGGGCACCGGCAGTGCATCGGCGGCATCGAACAGCATCACGCCCGCATCGCCGCAGACGATCACCTTCGCCAATCCCGGTGCGCAGAACTTCGGCACCTCGCCGACGATTGGCGCGACTTCGAGTTCGGGACTGACGGTGTCTTTCACCTCCGCCACGACCGCTGTCTGCACGATCACCCCGGGCGGCACGCTGACCTTCATCGCAGCCGGCATCTGCACCATCAACGCCGACCAGGCGGGCGACGGCAGCTTCCTCCCCGCGTCGCAGGTCAGCCGGTCGTTCTCCGTCAGTCCCGTGGTGCCGGCTGCGCCGACGATCGGCACGGCGATCGCTGGCGACACCCAGGCGAGTGTCGCGTTCACCGCCCCGCTGAACATCGGCGGATCGGCGATCACCAGCTATACCGTGACCGTCAACCCGGCCGATGTGGCACCGATCAATGGCGCGTCGTCGCCGATCGTCGTCACGGGCCTGACCAATGGCATCGCATACACCTTCACGGTGACGGCGGACAATGTGGCGGGCACGGGTCCTGCGTCGGCGGCGTCGAACAGCATCACGCCGGCAGCGACGCAGACCATCACCTTCAACAACCCCGGTGCACAGAACTTCGGCACTACGCCGACGCTAACCGCGACATCGGACTCCGGCCTGACGCCGACATTCACCTCGTCCACGACGGGCGTCTGCACGATCACCTCCGGTGGTGCGCTGACGTTCGTTACCGCGGGCACCTGCACGATCAATGCCGACCAGGCGGGAAATGGCAGCTATCTGGCGGCCCCGCAGGTCAGTCGCACGTTCACCGTCAATCCGGTGGTGCCGGGTGCGCCGACCATCGGGACGGCCACGATGGCGCTTGCAGGAGAAGTTGATATCGCGTTCACCGCGCCTATCAGCAACGGTGGCGTGGCGATCACCGGATACACGGTTACCGCACAGCCTGGTGGAGCGACCGTCGTGGGCGCGTCGAGTCCCATCCGCTTCGCCGGTCTGTCCGCGGGAACCAGTTACACGTTCACCGTGGCCGCGACGAACAGTGCGGGCACGGGGTCGGCTTCGGCGGCATCGAATGCGGTCACGCCCGCCCCAGCGCTCGTCGCGGGCCCGGTCAGCACGTCGCTGCCCTATGGCGCGACGGCCACGCCGGTGACGCTTGCGATCACGGGCACCGCCACGTCGGTGGCCGTTGGAGCTCCGCCGGCGCACGGTACCGCCACTGTCAGTGGTACGACGATCACCTACCAGCCGACGCCGGGTTATTCCGGCCCGGACAGCTTCACCTATACAGCCAGCGATGCGTACCAGACCACCGCGGCCGCGACGGTGACGATCACCGTGACGGCGCCGACGGTGGTGCTGGATGCCGCGAATCCCGGCAACGGCGCGGGCGGCACAGCCTACACGCATGCGTTCCTCGCCAGTGGCGGTGCATCGCCTTACCGCTTCCAGCTTGTCGGCGGCGCTTTGCCGAGCGGGCTGAGCCTGGGCACGGACGGACGCATCACCGGCACGCCGACGGTGGCGGGCAGCTTCACGTTGACGGTGGAGGTGACCGACAGCAGCACGGGCACCGGTCCCTTCACGGCGCAGCAGCAGTACACGCTGCAGGTGGTGGCGCCGCAGATCGCGTTCGCGCTGCCCGCATTGCCGCAGGCGACGCATGCCAGTGCGTTCGACCAGACCCTGACGGTAACCGGCGGCACCGCGCCGTACACCTACGCGGTGACGGCAGGCAGCCTGCCGCAGGGCGTCGCGTTGAGTGCGGCGGGCGTGCTGTCGGGAACGCCGACCGCGTCGGGGCGCTTCTCCTTCACGGTGGAGGCGCGTGATGCCAACGGCTTCACGGGAGCGCAGGCGTACGAACTGGTCGTGGCACAGGCGCTGCAGGCCATCACCGGCTTCAGTGCGAATCCGGCCACGCCGGTGTTCGCGCCCAATGGCACGTTCACCGTGGCCGCGACGGGGGGTGCGTCCGGCAACCCGGTGGTGTTCGCGAGCGCCACGGCGCAGGTCTGCCAGGTGAGTGGTGCGACCGTCACCATGCTGGCGGCCGGGCGTTGCAGCCTGACAGCGGACCAGGCAGGCGATGCGAACCACGAGGCGGCACCGCAGGTGCGACTGGACGTGGATATCGCGGCCGCCGTGCCGACGCTTGAATGGCCGGAAGAACTGCGCAAGGTGTTCGGCGAGCCTGCGTTCGACCTGGTGAACCCGCAGAGCCCCAGCAGCGGTGCCTTCACCTTCACCAGCAGCGATCCGGAGGTGGCCAGCATCAATGGGCGCACCGTGACGCTGCATGCGGAAGGCGAGACCGTCATCACCGCGTCGCAGGCGGCCGCCGGCAACTACGCGGCGGCCAGTGTGGAGATGCGCCTGCAGGTGGAAGTGCGCCCGGATCCGACCCGGGACCCGGGCGTGGTCGGCCTGTTGCAGGCACAGGTCGATGCGAGCGTGCGTTTCGCAAGCGCGCAGCAGTCGAACATCCGCGACCGCCTGCGCCAGGTGCGCAGCGGTGCCAACGGCTCCAGCAACAACGTCACGCTGGCCTATGCCGGTAGTGAGGAGCGCCAGGGGCTTTCGGTGCCCGTGGGCCAGGCCACGGGCGGCAGCCTGCCGGCGCTGCCGCAGGGATGGGGGGCGTGGGCATCGGGCACGGCGACGTTCGGCAAGAGCGGCCGGGCAGGCGGATACGACTTCCAGACCGATGGCCTCACGCTGGGTGCGGACCGCGCCATCGGCGAACAGGTGCTGGTCGGCGTGGCGGGCAGTCTGGCGCGCAACGACAGCGATCTGGACGGCACGGCGTCGCGCCTGAAGGCCGACCAGCGCTCGCTGGCGCTGTACGGCCTGTGGCGCGCGGGCGAGCATGTGTTCGTGGACGGCATGCTGGCCACCGGGCGCCTGGACTTCGATATCCGCCGCTGGAGCGACGATGCCGGGGCGATGGGCACCGCGGTGCGCGATGGCAAGCAATGGTTCGGTTCTTTGGCTTTCGGCTACGAGCATCGTGGCAAACGTATGGCGCTGACCACCTATGGTCGCTTCGATGCCAGCCGCACCACGCTGGAGGCCTATCGCGAGTACGGGATGGACATCTACGACCTGGCCTATCGGCGCCAGATGGTGGAGAACAGCACCGTCGCGCTGGGCCTGGAGGGCAGCTACCGCTTCGGTGGTGACGACGGGCGCTACCGTCCGTTCTGGAGCCTGGAGTATCGCCAGGCGCTGGAGGACAAGGGCGAGGCCGCGATGAACTATGTCGTGTGGCCGCACCCCACCGACTATCGCCTGGACATGCAGAGCTACAACGACGATGCCCTGGCATTGTCGGCGGGCCTGGACGTGAAGCTGCGACAGGGGTGGCTGCTGTCGTTGCTGTTCGGTCACGAACAGGCCAGCAACAGTACGCAGGGCAGCAGCATCGGCCTGCGGCTGTCGTATGGGCAGCCCTCCAGCGGCGGGTTCGTGCCGGATGACGGCACGATGGCCGGCGATGCCGCCCGTCGTTGCGGACGCCGGTGCGCCAACAGCGGCGCCGCGCCCCGCTGA
- a CDS encoding M13-type metalloendopeptidase: MKKTLLTTATSLALFLAGPLAAHEDDGCLDDGCTLQALFAESGSTGAAATGSTIAARRFGEWGIDTAGMDREAQPGADFFRYVSGTWADTTQIPADRSSYGGFAILRDLSEARLRVLVEGYALGDPATGGDAAKIAALYQGFMDEKTVEALGAEPLQPVLADIRVAKDKDALARLMGRRGSFNDSFFNLSVTDDQKDPDRYTLYLSQGGLGLGDREMYLRDTFKPQREHYEAYIAQMLQLAGWDTPQDNAKAILALETRIAEAHWTRAESRNRDKTYNPLAMAEFATKSPGFPWADFFKAAGVDGAGRAVIRQDSAIPKIAAIFADTDVATLQAWQAFHATDNAAPLLSKDFSVAQYEFRDKFLSGQPQQRERWKRGVAFSESAMGEAIGRDYVQLYFPPDAKAKMDALVANVKAAMGARLDTLAWMSPATKAEAHAKLAGFGLKIGHPDTYRDYSALVVKNGDLFGNALRSQQFEWDYRRNRIGKAVDKGEWGMTPQTVNAYYNSVKNEIVFPAAILQPPFFDPDADPAVNYGGIGGVIGHEIIHGFDDQGRKSDGKGLLRDWWTADDAAKFEVQAAKLGAQYEAYAFPQLPGMHINGRVAMGENIGDLGGLTIALEAYHRSLEGRPAPVIDGFTGDQRFFMGWGQVWRTLWRDDALRQQLVNGTHSPGHIRAFAPLRNIDAWYDAFGIKQGDPLYIAPQDRVRIW; this comes from the coding sequence TTGAAGAAGACCCTGCTGACCACCGCGACCTCGCTGGCTCTGTTCCTCGCCGGGCCGCTGGCTGCGCACGAAGACGATGGCTGCCTGGATGACGGCTGCACGCTGCAGGCCCTGTTCGCCGAGTCCGGAAGCACGGGCGCGGCCGCGACCGGGTCCACCATCGCCGCCCGGCGTTTCGGCGAGTGGGGCATCGACACCGCCGGCATGGACCGCGAGGCGCAGCCCGGTGCGGACTTCTTCCGCTACGTCAGCGGTACCTGGGCCGACACCACCCAGATCCCGGCCGACCGCTCCAGCTACGGCGGCTTCGCCATCCTGCGCGACCTGTCCGAAGCCCGCCTGCGCGTGCTGGTGGAAGGCTATGCGCTGGGCGACCCGGCCACGGGCGGCGACGCAGCGAAGATCGCCGCGCTGTACCAGGGTTTCATGGACGAGAAGACCGTCGAGGCCCTGGGTGCCGAGCCCCTGCAGCCGGTGCTGGCCGACATCCGCGTGGCGAAGGACAAGGATGCGCTGGCACGGCTGATGGGCCGCCGGGGCAGCTTCAACGACAGCTTCTTCAACCTCAGTGTCACCGACGACCAGAAGGACCCGGACCGCTACACGCTCTACCTGAGCCAGGGCGGCCTGGGCCTGGGCGACCGCGAGATGTACCTGCGCGACACCTTCAAGCCGCAGCGCGAGCACTACGAGGCCTACATCGCGCAGATGCTGCAGCTGGCCGGCTGGGACACGCCGCAGGACAACGCGAAAGCGATCCTGGCACTGGAAACGCGTATCGCCGAGGCGCACTGGACGCGTGCCGAAAGCCGCAACCGCGACAAGACCTACAACCCGCTGGCGATGGCCGAGTTCGCCACGAAGTCCCCGGGGTTCCCGTGGGCGGACTTCTTCAAGGCCGCCGGCGTCGACGGGGCGGGGCGCGCGGTGATCCGCCAGGATTCCGCCATCCCCAAGATCGCCGCGATCTTCGCCGACACCGACGTGGCTACGCTGCAGGCCTGGCAGGCCTTCCACGCGACCGACAATGCCGCGCCGTTGCTGTCGAAGGACTTTTCCGTGGCGCAGTACGAGTTCCGCGACAAGTTCCTGTCCGGCCAGCCGCAGCAGCGCGAGCGCTGGAAGCGTGGTGTCGCGTTCTCCGAGAGCGCGATGGGTGAGGCCATCGGCCGCGACTATGTGCAGCTGTACTTCCCGCCGGATGCCAAGGCCAAGATGGACGCGCTGGTCGCCAACGTGAAGGCGGCCATGGGCGCGCGCCTGGACACGCTGGCCTGGATGAGTCCGGCCACCAAGGCCGAAGCGCACGCCAAGCTGGCCGGCTTCGGCCTGAAGATCGGCCACCCCGACACGTACCGCGACTACAGCGCGCTGGTGGTGAAGAACGGCGACCTGTTCGGCAATGCCCTGCGTTCGCAGCAGTTCGAGTGGGACTATCGCCGCAATCGCATCGGCAAGGCGGTGGACAAGGGCGAGTGGGGCATGACCCCGCAGACGGTGAACGCGTACTACAACTCGGTGAAGAACGAGATCGTGTTCCCGGCCGCCATCCTGCAGCCGCCGTTCTTCGATCCGGATGCCGATCCGGCGGTGAACTACGGCGGCATCGGTGGCGTGATCGGCCACGAGATCATCCACGGCTTCGACGACCAGGGCCGCAAGTCCGACGGCAAGGGTCTGCTGCGCGACTGGTGGACGGCCGACGACGCGGCCAAGTTCGAAGTGCAGGCGGCCAAGCTGGGCGCACAGTACGAGGCGTATGCGTTCCCGCAGCTGCCTGGCATGCACATCAACGGGCGTGTGGCGATGGGCGAGAACATCGGTGACCTCGGCGGCCTGACCATCGCGCTGGAGGCTTACCACCGTTCGCTGGAAGGCAGGCCGGCGCCGGTGATCGACGGCTTCACCGGCGACCAGCGCTTCTTCATGGGTTGGGGCCAGGTGTGGCGCACGCTGTGGCGCGACGACGCGCTGCGCCAGCAGCTGGTCAACGGCACGCATTCGCCGGGCCATATCCGCGCCTTTGCCCCGCTGCGCAACATCGATGCGTGGTACGACGCATTCGGCATCAAGCAGGGCGACCCGCTGTACATCGCGCCCCAGGATCGCGTGCGGATCTGGTGA
- the thpR gene encoding RNA 2',3'-cyclic phosphodiesterase — translation MSSRSASTPQGDLFGGPQPGRLHRLFFALVPSAGECEALRHRAEDLKATYPQARWVRPERYHLTLHFLGESDSPREDMIATARNAMQAWQPEPLGITLDHLLCLGNPKNPALTLAALHPSPATVAFWRDLQQRLLRAGFKQHVGRSFVPHLTLAYVPPRTAPVDVPPVVLHPQEVHLLQSIEGEADYQRLGEWSLAG, via the coding sequence ATGTCATCCCGTTCTGCTTCCACTCCGCAAGGCGACCTGTTCGGCGGCCCGCAACCGGGCCGGCTGCATCGACTGTTCTTTGCGCTGGTGCCCTCTGCGGGCGAATGCGAGGCGCTGCGGCACCGTGCCGAGGATCTCAAGGCGACGTATCCGCAGGCGCGCTGGGTGCGGCCGGAACGCTACCACCTGACCCTGCATTTCCTCGGCGAGAGCGATAGCCCGCGCGAGGACATGATCGCCACCGCGCGCAACGCCATGCAGGCGTGGCAGCCGGAACCCCTCGGCATCACCCTCGACCATCTGCTGTGCCTGGGCAACCCGAAGAATCCCGCGCTGACGCTGGCGGCCTTGCACCCGTCGCCCGCAACGGTCGCCTTCTGGCGCGACCTGCAGCAGCGCCTGCTGCGCGCAGGCTTCAAGCAGCACGTCGGGCGCAGCTTCGTGCCGCACCTGACGCTGGCTTACGTGCCGCCGCGCACCGCACCGGTGGATGTGCCACCCGTCGTGCTGCATCCGCAGGAGGTGCACCTGCTGCAGAGCATCGAGGGCGAGGCGGACTACCAACGCCTGGGTGAGTGGTCCCTGGCAGGCTAG
- a CDS encoding tetratricopeptide repeat protein, with the protein MWTKWLGTLLLASSALSALAQAAPPPAAADVLAVPEPLKRQFREQVLDHTRLPHARLERMVDFLFSPRGLGMNYHPDANHTVAEAYATRQANCMSFTLLTVALAREAGLDAYAQQVDETLAWRQDHNTLYRTQHVNAGVRIRERRFTVDVAWNEVITRKPPEPVHDARLIAHYYNNRAVALLEDGAQADALRHAEMALTLDPGYATSWSNIGVIHLRSGDAGRAEQAYRRALDLDADNPGALFNLVTFYQRAGDVEAARPLQKRLDAVQARDPFHHFLLAAGFERDGDLARATTHYRKAIQLYDGEHRFHFGLARVYFLQGDHRRAGKALARARELSEGATRALYQAKLDTLRRQGH; encoded by the coding sequence ATGTGGACGAAATGGCTCGGCACCCTGCTGCTGGCGTCGTCGGCCCTGTCGGCGCTGGCCCAAGCCGCTCCACCTCCTGCTGCCGCCGACGTGCTGGCAGTGCCGGAACCGCTGAAGCGGCAGTTCCGCGAACAGGTCCTCGATCACACCCGCCTCCCGCACGCCCGGCTTGAGCGGATGGTCGACTTCCTCTTCAGTCCCCGCGGGCTGGGCATGAACTACCACCCCGACGCCAACCACACCGTGGCCGAAGCCTACGCCACGCGCCAGGCCAACTGCATGAGCTTCACCCTGCTGACGGTGGCGCTGGCGCGCGAGGCAGGGCTCGATGCCTACGCGCAGCAGGTCGACGAAACCCTGGCCTGGCGACAGGACCACAACACGCTTTACCGCACCCAGCACGTCAATGCCGGCGTACGCATTCGCGAGCGCCGCTTCACCGTCGACGTGGCGTGGAACGAGGTCATCACCCGCAAGCCGCCGGAACCGGTCCACGACGCCCGCCTCATCGCCCACTACTACAACAACCGTGCGGTGGCGTTGCTAGAAGACGGCGCGCAGGCCGATGCGCTGCGCCATGCGGAGATGGCCCTGACCCTGGACCCAGGTTACGCCACCAGTTGGAGCAACATCGGCGTCATCCACCTGCGCAGCGGCGATGCAGGGCGTGCCGAGCAGGCCTACCGGCGTGCGCTCGACCTCGACGCCGACAATCCCGGCGCCCTGTTCAACCTGGTCACGTTCTACCAGCGTGCGGGCGACGTGGAGGCCGCGCGCCCCCTGCAGAAGCGGCTGGATGCCGTGCAGGCCCGCGATCCGTTCCACCATTTCCTGCTGGCCGCCGGCTTCGAGCGCGACGGCGACCTGGCGCGCGCCACCACCCACTACCGCAAGGCCATCCAGTTGTACGACGGCGAACACCGCTTCCACTTCGGCCTCGCCCGCGTGTACTTCCTGCAGGGCGACCACCGGCGTGCGGGAAAGGCACTGGCGCGCGCCCGCGAACTCAGCGAGGGCGCTACCCGTGCGCTCTACCAGGCCAAGCTGGATACATTGCGCAGGCAGGGGCACTAG